ACTTTGATGGAGATGAGATGAACCTACATGTGCCTCAAAGCGAAGAGGCTAGGTCTGAGGCCCTAATCCTAATGCTCGTCCAAGAACAAATACTTTCACCTAGGTATGGAGGACCAATCATAGGCGGAATTCAGGACTACATATCAGGAGCCTTCTTGTTAACTAGTAAGGCCACGCTTCTAACTAAGGAAGAAGTCCAAGAACTTCTCTTTGACACTAGATACGAAGGATCCCTACCTGAGCCGGCAATCATTAGGCCAGGCCCCTACTGGACAGGGAAACAGCTAGTTAGCTTAATGCTACCCAAGGGGCTTAACTGCGCCTTAAAGGCCAACGCTTGTGCTAAGTGCGATCAGTGCGTTAAGGAAGACTGTCCATACGACTCCTTCGTCCTAGTTATTGATGGAGAGCTGCTCATGGGAGTTATCGACAAGAAATCCATAGGCGCACAGCAGCCTGAAAGCCTTCTGCATCGCATCATAAAGGATCACGGTACAGAGGCCGGCAAGAACTTTATAGATAATTCCTTTAGGCTCTTCCTTTCCTTCATAAATCAGTGGGGCTTCACCACCGGGCTTAGTGATGAAGAGCTGCCGACGGAAGCTAAGCTCAGAATAAGGAGTCTCTTAGAGAGAGAAGAGCAGAGGGTGTTTAATGTAATTGAGGCCTATCAGCGAGGAGAGCTTGAACCACTGCCAGGCCAAACTCTAGAGGAAACGCTGGAGATGAAGATACATGAGATACTGGCTGAAGCTAGAGACAAGGCCGGTGAAGTAGCCTCTAAGTACTTAAATCCACTTAGTCACACGCTAATAATGGCGAGGGCCGGCTCTAGAGGTTCACTCTTAAATCTAACGCAACTGGTAGCCTGCGTAGGGCAACAGACCGTGAGAGGGGAGAGGATAAATAGAGGATACATAGGCCGCACTCTAGCGCTCTTTGAACCAGGGGACGTGGGGCCTAAGTCAAGGGGCTTCGTGGCAAGTAGCTATAAAGAAGGGCTCTCTCCTACTGAGTTCTTCTTCCATGCCATGGGTGGAAGAGAAGGGCTCGTAGATACTGCCGTACGCACGTCTCAAAGTGGCTACATGCAGCGTAGGCTAGTCAACGCCCTACTAGACCTACACACAGACTACGATCAGACGGTCAGAGACGCTACCGGCAGGATAATTCAGTTTAAGTATGGTGAAGATGGAGTAGATCCGTCAAAGAGTGACCATGGGAAGTCTGTTAACGTAGATAAGATCATCGAGAAGGTCTTAGGGTTAAAGGCGGTGGTAAAGTGGTGAACAGCGAGGAGGTCGAGATAACATGGGAGGAGGTCGAAGCTAGGCTCGAGAGACTTAGGAAGGAGGAGGTCCTCCCACCTTCATTAATCGAGGAGCTAAAGAGAAAGCTAAGAGGTATCCAGTTAACTAAGAGGGAGTTTGAAACAATAATCGGGGAGG
The nucleotide sequence above comes from Candidatus Nezhaarchaeota archaeon. Encoded proteins:
- a CDS encoding DNA-directed RNA polymerase subunit A' (DNA-dependent RNA polymerase catalyzes the transcription of DNA into RNA using the four ribonucleoside triphosphates as substrates) translates to EVKELVLRGPYQHPGANYVIRPDGRRIDLRYVRDRSLLAEALGPGYIVERHLRDGDVVLFNRQPSLHRMSIMAHKVKVLPYKTFRLNLCVCPPYNADFDGDEMNLHVPQSEEARSEALILMLVQEQILSPRYGGPIIGGIQDYISGAFLLTSKATLLTKEEVQELLFDTRYEGSLPEPAIIRPGPYWTGKQLVSLMLPKGLNCALKANACAKCDQCVKEDCPYDSFVLVIDGELLMGVIDKKSIGAQQPESLLHRIIKDHGTEAGKNFIDNSFRLFLSFINQWGFTTGLSDEELPTEAKLRIRSLLEREEQRVFNVIEAYQRGELEPLPGQTLEETLEMKIHEILAEARDKAGEVASKYLNPLSHTLIMARAGSRGSLLNLTQLVACVGQQTVRGERINRGYIGRTLALFEPGDVGPKSRGFVASSYKEGLSPTEFFFHAMGGREGLVDTAVRTSQSGYMQRRLVNALLDLHTDYDQTVRDATGRIIQFKYGEDGVDPSKSDHGKSVNVDKIIEKVLGLKAVVKW